Proteins from one Caulobacter sp. 73W genomic window:
- a CDS encoding autotransporter-associated beta strand repeat-containing protein gives MTNANPLGPGSLASTAIEAGRDEQDDIILFSLPSGSRLEWATGWVDYGLTLNGSGAPNLSITLPAAIVGVTLAFEALHLDGPLHLSGKMVELRPGVTLDGPVTSELDVLALTFSGATDADFDIRRGGLWISAASALTMSGDISGAGTFYVSSEATLSGRNSLTGRTSVEGVLRLTGGEAIADGAAIDLVANGRLIIEDAETIGALNGGYQGVLELNGDLTFKGSGSSTFLGLVTGSGGLEVQTGHTLSLRARNDFAGGLTIAGGEVRMEAGSQGSGDIVLDAGKLTTFGAAELLNEVIIRPDGGLFDNFSVLTLGGRLSGSGRLTKAGGGELFLKEGGDFTGDILIIQGALRTGSDALSMSTKVTIRGGATFIAAGTAVGSVNVAGTLQLEGRVAVAGAADDIVSGAITGAGSLLKTGGGKLTLSHSNTFLGGLKIADGSTLLVTADGAAGAGTLTLDQSTLATEAGKNVSLSNAVAFIDAITIDALGDSNLMLSGAVSGSATIVKEGAGTLILSGANTYAGELRITDGVVAARAATALGTASIELSAMLDLQGGIAIGNDIKVEGEGVLGSAGSTNTINGQISGSGHLIIRAPNNLEIAGDSVHTGATTIEVGILVSRNGDAIGDTSALTIDTSGRLFLHRDETVGSLAGGGMVQFLTASDLTVGGDDSSTTFSGQLIEPSGRLIKIGTGVLTLTGDNAGTSAYGAPEDAGASGTVIEGGTVRIGAGGAFGMIRGNVLNNARLVFDRSDDVRFGALGVTESGVISGTGSLTKAGAGALRLEGDNTFTGPTVVQAGTLSIGGKHASSITVASGATLTGDGKISGAVSVQGGGFLAVEYGAGALEIGDLSLGDGSLSFGLGGTGTTAARRLDVTGSVSLDGGILRHFVLSGFAASPDQTILLIDNDGTDAVNGTFEGLAEGAVVEIDETDFRISYRGGDGNDITLRSAAAPAPEPEQGPETGPEPQPEFTAPQIRELFAAAAGFASNSPKAQASNITLADGTVAPNPAFEAAMRLARLIAQFEAGIIDRDGLIEGVTDISAPTSGVALQAYQFFTGRTPTMSGMGWLIDSASNANDLTDPYYARFNEVNRFINFAVNLGVQGEGRAAFEAKFGALDFAAAVRLAYDMVIGLDDARAAGIDVGAALAWIASQEGYFDAFAGSDLGGKAAMIGYIMQAGLEGRVGRYHEATRDFINSSFEGAPAYHVDLVGGQHLGG, from the coding sequence GTGACCAATGCCAATCCGCTGGGGCCGGGCTCGCTCGCCTCCACCGCCATTGAGGCCGGACGCGATGAGCAGGACGACATCATTTTGTTTTCCCTGCCTTCAGGCAGTCGGTTGGAGTGGGCGACTGGGTGGGTCGACTATGGCCTCACTCTGAACGGAAGCGGCGCACCCAACCTTAGCATCACGCTCCCGGCGGCTATAGTTGGAGTGACGCTTGCGTTCGAGGCGCTTCATCTCGACGGGCCGCTGCATCTCAGCGGCAAGATGGTCGAACTCAGGCCCGGGGTGACACTGGACGGACCGGTCACGTCGGAACTTGACGTCCTTGCCCTCACTTTCTCGGGCGCCACCGACGCGGATTTCGATATCAGGCGCGGCGGCCTTTGGATCAGCGCCGCAAGCGCGTTGACGATGAGCGGCGACATAAGCGGAGCCGGCACGTTTTACGTCTCGTCCGAGGCCACGCTTTCCGGCCGCAACAGCCTCACGGGACGCACGTCCGTGGAAGGCGTTCTGCGCCTGACTGGCGGCGAAGCAATCGCCGACGGAGCCGCAATCGACCTGGTGGCCAACGGTCGACTGATCATTGAAGACGCCGAGACGATCGGCGCTCTCAACGGCGGCTACCAAGGTGTCCTCGAACTTAACGGAGACCTCACCTTCAAAGGGTCGGGATCAAGCACTTTCCTTGGACTGGTGACGGGGTCAGGCGGCCTCGAAGTGCAAACCGGCCACACCCTGTCGCTTCGAGCGCGGAACGATTTCGCGGGCGGGCTAACCATCGCCGGGGGAGAGGTCCGCATGGAGGCCGGCTCGCAAGGCAGCGGAGACATCGTTCTGGACGCTGGCAAGCTGACGACCTTTGGCGCTGCCGAGCTTCTGAACGAGGTCATCATTCGCCCGGACGGCGGGTTGTTCGACAATTTCAGCGTCCTGACCTTGGGGGGACGCCTAAGCGGATCGGGTCGGCTGACGAAGGCGGGCGGCGGCGAGCTTTTTCTTAAGGAGGGCGGCGACTTCACCGGCGACATTCTGATCATCCAAGGCGCCCTGCGCACCGGAAGCGACGCCTTGAGCATGTCCACCAAGGTGACGATCCGGGGCGGAGCGACGTTCATCGCCGCGGGGACGGCGGTCGGTTCTGTGAACGTCGCGGGGACCTTGCAGCTTGAAGGGCGCGTCGCGGTGGCGGGCGCCGCCGACGACATCGTCAGCGGCGCGATCACCGGGGCTGGGTCCTTGCTGAAGACCGGGGGCGGCAAGCTGACCCTGAGCCACAGCAACACCTTTCTGGGCGGGCTGAAAATCGCCGACGGCTCAACCTTGCTCGTGACCGCCGATGGGGCCGCCGGCGCCGGAACGCTGACCCTTGATCAAAGCACCTTGGCGACCGAAGCGGGCAAGAACGTCTCGCTGTCGAACGCTGTCGCGTTCATCGACGCGATAACCATCGATGCGCTGGGCGACAGCAATCTTATGCTCTCCGGAGCCGTCAGCGGCAGCGCGACGATCGTGAAGGAAGGAGCCGGCACGCTGATCTTGAGCGGCGCCAACACCTATGCCGGAGAGCTGCGCATCACCGATGGCGTGGTCGCCGCCCGAGCCGCCACGGCCCTTGGGACGGCATCGATCGAACTGTCCGCGATGCTGGACCTCCAGGGCGGCATCGCGATCGGCAACGACATCAAGGTCGAAGGGGAAGGCGTGCTTGGCAGTGCCGGCTCCACCAACACGATCAACGGCCAGATCAGCGGATCGGGCCATCTGATCATTCGCGCGCCGAACAACCTCGAAATCGCCGGGGACAGCGTCCATACCGGCGCAACCACCATCGAAGTCGGCATCCTGGTGTCGAGAAACGGCGACGCCATCGGCGATACCAGCGCTCTGACCATCGACACGAGCGGGCGTCTGTTCCTTCACCGCGACGAAACCGTGGGAAGTCTCGCGGGTGGAGGAATGGTGCAGTTCCTGACCGCCAGCGACCTGACCGTTGGAGGCGACGACAGCTCCACGACCTTTTCCGGTCAGCTCATCGAGCCGTCTGGGCGCCTGATCAAGATTGGGACGGGCGTCCTTACCCTGACCGGCGACAATGCCGGAACAAGCGCCTATGGCGCCCCCGAGGACGCCGGCGCCTCTGGAACGGTCATCGAGGGCGGCACGGTTCGCATCGGAGCCGGCGGCGCCTTCGGGATGATCCGGGGCAACGTGCTCAACAACGCACGCCTGGTCTTCGACCGGTCCGATGACGTTCGGTTCGGCGCCCTGGGAGTCACCGAGAGCGGCGTCATCTCCGGAACCGGAAGCCTGACCAAGGCTGGCGCTGGCGCCCTGCGCCTGGAAGGCGACAATACGTTCACGGGTCCCACCGTCGTCCAGGCCGGCACGCTTTCCATAGGCGGCAAGCACGCCTCGTCGATCACGGTCGCTTCGGGAGCCACCTTGACGGGCGACGGTAAGATCAGCGGCGCCGTAAGCGTGCAAGGCGGCGGCTTCTTGGCCGTCGAGTACGGCGCGGGCGCGCTTGAAATCGGCGACCTGAGCCTCGGCGACGGGTCCCTGTCGTTCGGGTTGGGCGGAACTGGAACAACGGCCGCCCGACGCCTGGACGTGACAGGATCGGTCTCTCTGGACGGCGGGATACTTCGCCACTTCGTCCTGTCCGGCTTCGCCGCAAGCCCGGACCAGACGATCCTCCTCATCGACAATGATGGGACCGACGCGGTGAACGGGACCTTTGAGGGTCTCGCGGAGGGCGCTGTCGTCGAGATCGACGAGACTGATTTTCGGATCAGCTATCGGGGCGGCGACGGCAACGACATCACCTTGCGCTCAGCCGCGGCGCCGGCTCCCGAGCCCGAGCAAGGGCCCGAAACCGGGCCGGAGCCGCAACCTGAGTTCACCGCGCCACAGATCCGCGAGCTCTTCGCCGCCGCGGCGGGCTTCGCCTCAAACTCTCCCAAGGCCCAGGCCAGCAACATCACCTTGGCCGACGGCACGGTTGCGCCCAACCCTGCCTTCGAGGCCGCCATGCGGCTGGCGCGCCTGATCGCCCAGTTCGAAGCGGGGATCATCGACCGAGACGGTCTGATCGAGGGTGTGACGGATATCTCAGCGCCGACTTCTGGCGTGGCGCTGCAGGCCTACCAGTTCTTCACCGGCCGCACGCCGACCATGAGCGGCATGGGCTGGCTTATCGATAGCGCCTCCAACGCCAACGACCTGACCGATCCCTATTACGCCCGCTTCAACGAAGTGAACCGCTTCATCAACTTCGCGGTCAATCTCGGCGTGCAGGGCGAAGGCCGCGCCGCCTTCGAGGCCAAGTTCGGCGCCTTGGATTTCGCGGCGGCCGTGCGC
- the rnk gene encoding nucleoside diphosphate kinase regulator, producing MQRLEAARARPPIVLAESEADRLTLLAQQTLPAGGAQLLLQEIERAAIVSDDALPADVVRMHAVVEFVDEGRDQRRTVVLVYPREADIAAGKVSITSPVGAGLIGLSTGQEISWPDRDGRERPLRILRVRAPERLAF from the coding sequence ATGCAACGCCTCGAGGCCGCCCGCGCGCGGCCGCCCATCGTCCTCGCCGAGAGCGAGGCCGACCGCCTGACCCTGCTGGCCCAGCAGACCCTTCCCGCCGGCGGCGCCCAGCTTCTCCTGCAGGAGATCGAACGCGCCGCCATCGTCTCCGACGACGCGCTGCCCGCGGATGTCGTGCGCATGCACGCCGTCGTCGAGTTCGTGGACGAGGGCCGCGACCAGCGCCGCACCGTGGTGCTGGTCTATCCGCGCGAGGCCGACATCGCCGCCGGCAAGGTGTCGATCACCTCGCCCGTCGGGGCGGGCCTGATCGGCCTGTCGACGGGCCAGGAGATCTCGTGGCCCGACCGCGACGGACGGGAGCGTCCGCTGCGAATCCTCCGCGTCCGGGCGCCGGAGCGGCTGGCCTTCTGA
- a CDS encoding DUF4126 domain-containing protein: protein MIRSILIGLATGQRSLTPIAVVAHAARRGRAAPLPLLSNPIVATGLAGLAAAEMGGDKMKSAPDRIVPIGMAVRLITGAFAGAAVARQGHRRSGAALGAAAAVIGAYVGFDLRMRALRRYGQTPSGLVEDALTLASALAVTGGGRRAAPAR, encoded by the coding sequence ATGATCCGCTCCATCCTCATCGGCCTGGCGACCGGCCAGCGGTCGCTTACTCCCATCGCCGTGGTGGCGCACGCCGCGCGGCGGGGGCGGGCGGCGCCTTTGCCGCTGCTGTCCAATCCCATCGTGGCGACGGGGCTGGCCGGCCTGGCGGCGGCGGAGATGGGCGGAGACAAGATGAAGTCCGCGCCGGACCGCATCGTGCCGATCGGCATGGCGGTGCGGCTGATCACCGGGGCCTTCGCCGGGGCGGCGGTGGCGCGGCAGGGGCATCGCCGGTCAGGAGCGGCCCTGGGCGCGGCGGCGGCGGTGATCGGGGCCTATGTGGGCTTTGACCTGCGGATGCGGGCCCTGCGCCGCTATGGCCAGACGCCGAGCGGCCTGGTGGAGGACGCCCTGACCCTGGCCTCGGCGCTGGCCGTGACCGGCGGCGGCCGGCGGGCGGCCCCGGCGCGGTGA
- a CDS encoding type II toxin-antitoxin system Phd/YefM family antitoxin codes for MKTIDIDEARANFEALIAATAASGEGFVLTRNGVAIARVLPITTKVAAPATRIGFMKGKLGISCDTNPSLDDEVRALFEG; via the coding sequence ATGAAGACGATCGACATCGACGAGGCCAGAGCCAACTTCGAAGCGCTGATCGCGGCGACGGCGGCAAGTGGCGAAGGCTTCGTTCTCACCCGTAACGGGGTGGCGATCGCCCGTGTGCTACCCATAACGACCAAGGTGGCGGCCCCCGCCACGCGCATTGGCTTCATGAAGGGCAAGCTCGGGATTTCGTGTGACACGAACCCTTCCCTGGACGACGAAGTTCGCGCGCTGTTCGAAGGCTAG
- a CDS encoding ABC-type transport auxiliary lipoprotein family protein: MTPSRTFRALALTAALALPLGLGGCISLFPKSDPAQMYRFGDTPAADAPAGNAGDVIGVLKPPSSFTRPAAGDQILTISPGGEAAYVAEARWIAPAIVLWDEAVQKAFDANPGAARLIARGERQSADMAMRLDVRTFEARYDNGEKAPPAVTVSVRGVLLKTADRTLLDDRMFSATVRAADNRQGPIVAAYDQATAKVLADIVAWTNTQGKRAK, from the coding sequence GTGACCCCCTCGCGCACCTTCAGGGCCCTGGCGCTGACCGCCGCCCTCGCCCTGCCGCTTGGCCTGGGCGGCTGCATCTCGCTGTTTCCGAAATCGGACCCGGCCCAGATGTACCGCTTCGGCGATACGCCGGCGGCCGACGCGCCAGCCGGCAATGCGGGCGATGTGATTGGGGTGCTCAAGCCGCCCAGCAGCTTCACCCGCCCGGCCGCCGGCGACCAGATCCTGACCATCTCCCCCGGCGGCGAGGCGGCGTATGTGGCCGAAGCCCGCTGGATCGCCCCCGCCATCGTCCTGTGGGACGAGGCCGTGCAGAAGGCCTTCGACGCCAATCCCGGCGCCGCCCGCCTGATCGCCCGGGGCGAGCGCCAGTCGGCCGACATGGCCATGCGGCTGGACGTGCGCACCTTCGAGGCGCGCTACGATAACGGGGAGAAGGCCCCGCCCGCCGTCACCGTCTCGGTGCGCGGCGTGCTGCTGAAGACCGCCGACCGCACCTTGCTGGACGACCGCATGTTCAGCGCCACCGTCCGCGCCGCCGACAACCGCCAGGGCCCCATCGTCGCCGCCTACGACCAGGCGACGGCGAAAGTGCTGGCCGACATCGTCGCCTGGACCAACACGCAGGGTAAGCGGGCGAAGTAA
- a CDS encoding MlaD family protein — protein MERNANYGLVGIISLALFVGLVVFVVWLARLQFNREYDQYDILFIGPVRGLSEGGEVHFNGIKVGEVTEIGLDKRDPNRVIARARVTSDVPIRTDSYATLEPQGITGVNYVQITAGQPTNPLLKDTVPDNQIPVLRTQRSALSDLLEGGGTVLTRTIEALDRVNRVLSDDNIKTFSASLDDVQAVTAELRERKAIIADAQKALQSIDASVQSAQKLIENTNSLVDGDGRKTLRELSSAANEISLAAKDVRGMVNELKQPTSEFARQGLPQLTSAIVTLQDAAESLDRLVGRVEQNPRTLVSKSPAKEVEIKP, from the coding sequence ATGGAGAGAAACGCCAACTACGGTCTCGTCGGGATCATCTCCCTGGCCCTGTTCGTGGGCCTGGTGGTCTTCGTCGTCTGGCTGGCGCGGCTGCAGTTCAACCGCGAGTACGACCAGTACGACATCCTGTTCATCGGCCCCGTGCGCGGCCTGTCCGAGGGCGGCGAGGTCCACTTCAACGGCATCAAGGTCGGCGAGGTCACCGAGATCGGCCTGGACAAGCGCGACCCCAACCGCGTCATCGCCCGCGCCCGCGTCACCTCCGACGTGCCGATCCGCACCGACAGCTACGCCACGCTGGAGCCGCAAGGCATCACGGGCGTGAACTACGTCCAGATCACCGCCGGTCAGCCGACCAACCCGCTGCTCAAGGACACGGTGCCCGACAACCAGATTCCGGTCCTGCGCACCCAGCGCAGCGCCCTTTCCGACCTGCTGGAAGGCGGCGGCACGGTGCTGACCCGCACCATCGAGGCCCTGGACCGCGTCAACCGCGTCCTGTCCGACGACAACATCAAGACCTTCAGCGCCAGCCTCGACGACGTCCAGGCCGTGACCGCCGAGCTGCGCGAGCGCAAGGCGATCATCGCCGACGCGCAAAAGGCCCTGCAATCCATCGACGCCTCGGTCCAGTCGGCCCAGAAACTGATCGAGAACACCAACAGCCTGGTGGACGGCGACGGCCGCAAGACCCTGCGCGAGCTGAGCAGCGCCGCCAACGAGATCTCGCTGGCCGCCAAGGACGTGCGCGGCATGGTCAACGAGCTGAAGCAGCCGACCAGCGAGTTCGCCCGCCAGGGCCTGCCCCAGCTGACCAGCGCCATCGTCACCCTGCAGGACGCCGCCGAATCCCTCGACCGCCTGGTCGGCCGGGTGGAGCAGAACCCGCGCACACTCGTCAGCAAGTCGCCCGCCAAGGAAGTGGAGATCAAGCCGTGA
- a CDS encoding ABC transporter ATP-binding protein has protein sequence MSSDEQHLSDDELLDEKAPPVQIKGLVSRFGDNVIHENLDLTVRRGEVLGVVGGSGAGKSVLLNTIIGLKQPDGGEVKLFGQDTQRASRRRWSAIERKWGVLFQQGALFSNLTVRENVAAPLYEHTDLPKAEVEQLADLKIALAGLPARAGALKPAELSGGMRKRAGLARALAMDPELLFLDEPTAGLDPIGAAAFDELIKDLSDSLDLTVFMITHDLDSLYAITDRVAVIADKKVVAAAPISKLERSDHPWIQEYFLGKRGRAAQTARQAG, from the coding sequence ATGAGTTCCGACGAACAGCACCTGAGCGACGACGAGCTGCTCGACGAAAAGGCGCCGCCGGTCCAGATCAAGGGCTTGGTCTCGCGCTTCGGCGACAACGTCATCCACGAGAACCTGGACCTGACCGTCCGTCGGGGCGAGGTGCTGGGCGTCGTCGGCGGCTCGGGCGCGGGCAAGTCGGTGCTGCTCAACACCATCATCGGCCTCAAGCAACCCGACGGCGGCGAGGTCAAGCTGTTCGGCCAGGACACCCAGCGCGCCTCGCGCCGCCGGTGGAGCGCCATCGAACGCAAGTGGGGCGTGCTCTTCCAGCAGGGCGCCCTGTTCTCGAACCTGACGGTGCGCGAGAACGTCGCCGCGCCGCTCTACGAGCACACCGACCTTCCCAAGGCCGAAGTCGAGCAACTGGCCGACCTGAAGATCGCCTTGGCCGGCCTGCCGGCCCGCGCCGGCGCCCTGAAGCCCGCCGAGCTGTCGGGCGGCATGCGCAAGCGCGCCGGCCTGGCCCGCGCCCTGGCCATGGACCCCGAGCTTTTGTTCCTGGACGAGCCGACGGCGGGCCTGGACCCCATCGGCGCGGCGGCCTTCGACGAGCTGATCAAGGACCTGTCCGACAGCCTGGACCTGACGGTGTTCATGATCACCCACGATCTGGACAGCCTCTACGCCATCACCGACCGCGTCGCCGTCATCGCCGACAAGAAGGTCGTGGCCGCGGCGCCGATCTCGAAACTTGAGCGTTCCGATCATCCGTGGATCCAGGAGTATTTCCTGGGCAAGCGCGGACGCGCGGCGCAAACGGCCCGTCAGGCGGGCTAG
- a CDS encoding MlaE family lipid ABC transporter permease subunit — translation METNADFHVETTEQGATAVLTGDWTATTLEDAPARLSQAVSGNDAAVFDLRQIGRFDTAGAYAVIRAGCDVEKKKIVSRPETRRLLTLVDNAVKAEPTPTSKRRGTSDLVERLGRGVFNLGHEFWETMGFIGHLMMAIVRSFANPRRIRWAAIVSMAERAGLDAIPIVATTTFFIGAVVGLLGANMLTQFGAQVFAVELIGIAVLREFNIIITAVLLAGRSASAFAAEIGSMKMQQEIDAMQILGVDPFEALVLPRFLALLIMIPLLTFVATLAGLAGGVLVTWSVLDLSPGFFFQRIVDNVGATHFWVGLSKAPVMAAVIACIGCRQGLEVGNDVESLGRRVTAAVVHAIFSIILIDAIFALIYMELAI, via the coding sequence ATGGAAACCAACGCCGACTTCCACGTCGAGACGACCGAGCAGGGCGCGACCGCCGTGCTGACGGGCGACTGGACGGCCACGACCCTGGAGGACGCCCCTGCCCGCCTGTCGCAGGCGGTGTCGGGCAATGACGCGGCCGTCTTCGACCTGCGCCAGATCGGCCGCTTCGACACGGCCGGCGCCTATGCGGTCATCCGCGCCGGCTGCGACGTCGAGAAGAAGAAGATCGTCTCGCGGCCCGAGACCCGCCGCCTGCTGACCCTGGTCGACAACGCGGTCAAGGCCGAGCCGACGCCGACGTCGAAGCGTCGCGGCACCTCCGATCTGGTCGAGCGCCTGGGCCGGGGGGTGTTCAACCTCGGCCACGAGTTCTGGGAGACCATGGGCTTCATCGGCCATCTGATGATGGCCATCGTCCGCAGCTTCGCCAATCCGCGGCGGATCCGCTGGGCGGCCATCGTTTCCATGGCCGAGCGCGCGGGGCTGGACGCCATCCCCATCGTGGCCACCACCACCTTCTTCATCGGCGCCGTCGTCGGCTTGCTTGGCGCCAACATGCTGACCCAGTTCGGGGCCCAGGTGTTCGCCGTCGAGTTGATCGGCATCGCCGTCCTGCGCGAATTCAACATCATCATCACCGCCGTGCTGCTGGCTGGCCGCTCCGCCTCCGCCTTCGCCGCCGAGATCGGCTCGATGAAGATGCAGCAGGAGATCGACGCCATGCAGATCCTCGGCGTCGATCCGTTCGAGGCCCTGGTCCTGCCGCGCTTCCTGGCGCTGCTGATCATGATCCCGCTTTTGACCTTCGTGGCCACCTTGGCGGGCCTGGCCGGCGGTGTGCTGGTCACCTGGAGCGTGCTGGACCTGTCGCCCGGCTTCTTCTTCCAGCGCATCGTCGACAATGTCGGCGCCACGCATTTCTGGGTCGGCCTGTCCAAGGCGCCCGTCATGGCCGCGGTCATCGCCTGCATCGGCTGCCGCCAGGGGCTGGAGGTCGGCAACGACGTAGAAAGCCTGGGTCGGCGGGTGACGGCGGCGGTGGTGCACGCGATCTTCTCGATCATCCTGATCGACGCGATCTTCGCGCTTATCTACATGGAGCTCGCCATATGA
- a CDS encoding acyl-CoA dehydrogenase has product MTVSSIRRDHISRPIYHWAKSVLPEMSDTEAEAIEAGDTWWDADLFTGAPDWDKFLAIPPAALTAEERAFIDGPVEELCAMLDDWAITWKDQDLPPQVWDFLKRERFFGMIIPRRYGGLEFSPFAHSEVVRKISTRSVAAAVTVMVPNSLGPGELLMQFGTDAQRERWLPRLADGRDIPAFALTSPEAGSDAASMTDEGVICEGEHEGRKVLGMRLNWNKRYITLGPISTVLGLAFKLRDPDGLLGGEKDLGITVALVPTDTPGVVIGRRHLPSMQAFINGPNEGHDVFLPLDAVLGGPERIGQGWMMLNAALAAGRGISLPSLSAAGAALAARTTGAYARVRQQFRIPIAQFEGVQERLARIGANAYLLDAARRFTCAGLGLGHHPSVISAIMKHGATERMRVAANDAMDVHAGKAVIDGPNNYLGNFYRAVPVGITVEGANILTRSLIVFGQGAIRAHPYILDEMRALANEDMAKGLAEFDAVFWTHVVHTLRTARRAFVSAWTDGRLGAAPDSGPARRYYRRMGRYAAAFALASDMALLTMGGSLKRREMLSARFGDILSELYLMSAALKRWEDEGRQTDDLPLLDYVMQDGFLTIERRLKEILDNFPSRPAAWLLKVFVLPFGVIRSGPSDRTVRACAHLITEPSPTRDRLTEGVFVSEGAVARLESAFHQVVDTQPIHDRLRTQKIRDWRVAADQGLLSEDERRLLQAADEAVTAVLAVDDFSPDELKRGQPPAAPRKQRTPQLVE; this is encoded by the coding sequence ATGACCGTATCGTCCATTCGCCGCGACCACATCTCGCGTCCCATCTACCACTGGGCCAAGTCGGTCCTGCCGGAGATGTCGGACACCGAGGCCGAGGCGATTGAGGCCGGCGACACCTGGTGGGACGCCGACCTGTTCACCGGCGCGCCCGATTGGGACAAGTTCCTGGCCATTCCCCCGGCTGCCCTGACCGCCGAGGAGCGCGCCTTCATCGACGGGCCGGTCGAAGAGCTATGCGCCATGCTCGACGACTGGGCGATTACCTGGAAGGACCAGGACCTTCCGCCCCAGGTCTGGGATTTCCTCAAGCGGGAGCGCTTCTTCGGCATGATCATCCCGCGCCGCTACGGCGGGCTGGAGTTCTCGCCCTTCGCCCATTCGGAGGTGGTGCGGAAGATCTCCACGCGCTCGGTGGCCGCCGCCGTGACCGTGATGGTCCCCAACTCTCTGGGTCCAGGCGAGCTCCTCATGCAGTTCGGCACCGACGCGCAGCGCGAACGCTGGCTGCCGCGCCTGGCCGACGGCCGCGACATCCCCGCCTTCGCCCTAACCAGTCCCGAGGCCGGCTCCGACGCCGCCTCCATGACCGACGAGGGCGTGATCTGCGAGGGTGAGCATGAGGGCCGCAAGGTCCTGGGCATGCGTCTGAACTGGAACAAGCGGTACATCACGCTCGGTCCGATCTCGACCGTCCTGGGCCTGGCCTTCAAGCTGCGCGATCCGGACGGCCTGCTGGGCGGCGAAAAGGACCTGGGCATCACCGTCGCCCTGGTCCCCACCGACACCCCCGGCGTGGTCATCGGCCGCCGCCACCTGCCGTCCATGCAGGCCTTCATCAACGGCCCCAACGAGGGCCATGACGTGTTCCTGCCGCTGGACGCCGTGCTCGGCGGGCCCGAGCGCATCGGCCAGGGCTGGATGATGCTGAACGCGGCCCTGGCGGCCGGGCGGGGTATTTCCCTGCCCTCCTTGTCGGCGGCCGGGGCGGCCCTGGCGGCGCGAACAACCGGCGCCTACGCCCGGGTTCGCCAGCAGTTCCGCATCCCCATCGCGCAGTTCGAGGGCGTTCAGGAGCGTCTGGCCCGCATCGGCGCCAACGCCTATCTGCTCGACGCCGCCCGCCGCTTCACCTGCGCGGGCCTGGGGCTGGGCCACCACCCGTCGGTGATCTCGGCGATCATGAAGCATGGCGCCACCGAGCGGATGCGCGTCGCCGCCAACGACGCCATGGACGTCCACGCGGGTAAGGCGGTGATCGACGGGCCGAACAACTATCTGGGCAACTTCTATCGCGCGGTGCCGGTGGGCATCACGGTGGAAGGCGCCAACATCCTGACCCGCAGCCTGATCGTCTTCGGCCAGGGCGCCATTCGCGCCCATCCGTACATCCTGGACGAGATGCGGGCCCTGGCGAACGAGGACATGGCCAAGGGCCTGGCCGAGTTCGACGCGGTATTCTGGACCCATGTGGTCCACACCCTGCGCACCGCACGCCGCGCCTTTGTCAGCGCCTGGACCGACGGTCGCCTGGGGGCCGCGCCCGACAGCGGCCCGGCCCGCCGCTACTACCGCCGCATGGGCCGCTACGCCGCTGCCTTCGCACTCGCCTCCGACATGGCGCTGCTGACCATGGGCGGCTCACTGAAGCGCCGCGAGATGCTGTCGGCCCGCTTCGGCGACATCCTGTCGGAGCTCTACCTGATGAGCGCCGCGCTGAAGCGCTGGGAGGACGAGGGCCGCCAGACCGACGACCTGCCCCTGCTCGACTACGTCATGCAGGACGGCTTCCTGACCATCGAGCGGCGTCTGAAGGAAATCCTCGACAACTTCCCCAGCCGCCCGGCCGCCTGGCTGCTGAAGGTCTTTGTCCTGCCCTTCGGTGTCATCCGCAGCGGCCCCAGCGACCGCACGGTGCGCGCCTGCGCCCACCTGATCACCGAGCCGTCGCCCACCCGCGACCGTCTGACCGAGGGCGTCTTCGTCAGCGAGGGAGCGGTGGCGCGGCTGGAGTCGGCCTTCCACCAGGTGGTCGACACCCAACCCATCCACGACCGCCTGCGGACCCAGAAGATCCGCGACTGGCGCGTCGCCGCCGACCAGGGCCTGCTGTCGGAGGACGAGCGCCGTCTGCTCCAGGCCGCCGATGAAGCGGTCACCGCCGTCCTCGCCGTCGACGACTTCTCGCCCGACGAATTGAAGCGCGGCCAGCCCCCTGCCGCGCCCCGAAAGCAACGCACGCCACAGCTTGTGGAATAA